Proteins from a single region of Oncorhynchus tshawytscha isolate Ot180627B linkage group LG03, Otsh_v2.0, whole genome shotgun sequence:
- the cracdla gene encoding mucin-2, producing MSIKPRNQRASAKNKRLNMTESRPRSESLNNFDRQLTEEEEGPAITGGRTRLRCHSTLILKSQQGGSTTPTAPPELTPLKSSSTEAEGSPKKPTLPCKLSPQEQPYPGIPVVSLAPVTRQLPGAKQPQPSSVTTVQDLRYTPQQQTLKQSLGDPKPLDPSQTKRDVLSKSGVPNSTPSTEGSPKDEPLLSARPTASLTAVVTLRTSSLRSKTDARAGGQSTTQPPAGQEDTGQAEPMSTGGAPKPGSGPFLFSINSAKGRETPRMGSGGFLVVVEQAGDGAKREEGTEVKLNPSNASQRGQEQQRGRRERDKPKEEELTAIDMGGKVSEGVEVEEEESSEGVEDAVEAKEETEVDGKIAFGVNLRSISLSPRVQAEATTSQSDLKIKHHSVEAGALLLAPYTPSSNPTGLEGLRDTPPTRANSMPKKLYTNNWVSPTTLSLSRGRAGSLREADTATPVQPTPSPLIKEAQTTPATPKEDQTLPVLPIEAQATTSAPQNPLTAPHAAPQAAVSWMSMAWGKTRGLQQLFTSSLPREFTGMQSPTQPQAQTTTQSHTPSLARIVMQTQRQNATQPQTTMPPQAQTTTQAQTTTQPQSPTTMQPLTAKLLESQNAVKPPQTAAQAPTQTTKLPVTQTTTPPQAQTTKLPVTQTTKHLQTTKTPQTQNGTQPQTMTQQSTQNSNQINTRAAQPTATQPLVQSTQCSVSQVTPQSSRRANQPTLCSTPQTQAQITLRIAPMGETSTQPPWSALNLNPIPQPKPALAPTATPVQLLVRGEKIPGDQRNSEGAAVSTEKRVDRDRPSTVGGTAAFLEKRAEWTPPAGSKVELRRTRTPPESQPTAELAAPPKATPSHRDAKDAKLDRRPESSPTIVAGRLADREDKWLRKNMPTSLSPSSSPSSSSPLQTISDSGGQPSWMELAKRKSMAWNDKTMD from the exons ATGTCCATCAAACCCAGGAACCAGAGAGCCAGCGCCAAGAACAAAAGGCTGAACATG aCTGAGTCGAGACCACGCTCAGAGAGTCTCAACAACTTTGACCGACAGTTGACCGAAGAAGAGGAAGGGCCTGCCATTACCGGGGGGAGAACACGTTTACGCTGTCACTCTACCCTGATCCTAAAGTCGCAACAAGGGGGGTCGACCACCCCCACTGCACCCCCAGAGCTGACACCCCTAAAGTCGAGTTCCACAGAGGCTGAGGGGTCCCCCAAAAAACCCACTCTCCCCTGCAAGCTCTCCCCACAAGAGCAGCCCTATCCTGGCATTCCAGTTGTCTCCCTTGCCCCTGTGACCCGCCAGCTACCTGGAGCTAAACAGCCACAGCCCTCATCTGTGACCACAGTTCAGGACCTGAGATACACTCCACAACAACAGACCCTGAAACAGTCCCTGGGAGACCCCAAGCCCCTAGACCCATCCCAAACCAAGAGGGACGTCCTGAGCAAGAGTGGGGTACCGAATTCTACCCCCAGCACCGAGGGTAGCCCCAAAGATGAACCGCTACTTTCTGCCAGGCCCACAGCTAGCCTGACCGCAGTGGTGACTCTCAGAACGTCCTCTCTGAGGAGCAAGACCGATGCTAGGGCTGGTGGTCAGAGTACCACACAGCCACCTGCAGGCCAGGAGGACACAGGTCAGGCAGAGCCAATGTCCACTGGAGGAGCTCCGAAGCCAGGCTCCGGGCCCTTCCTGTTCTCCATCAACTCAGCCAAGGGGAGAGAAACACCCAGGATGGGAAGTGGTGGTTTCTTGGTAGTAGTGGAGCAGGCTGGGGATGGGgcgaagagggaggaggggacagaggtaAAGTTGAACCCCTCAAACGCCAGCCAGAGGGGGCAGGAGCAGCAGAGGGGCAGGCGGGAGAGGGACAAGCCCAAAGAAGAGGAGTTGACTGCCATTGATATGGGGGGGAAAGTCTCGgaaggggtggaggtggaggaggaggagagcagtgaggGAGTGGAGGATGCAGTGGAAGCaaaggaggagacagaggtaGATGGGAAAATTGCATTTGGTGTGAACcttcgctccatctctctctctccgagggTACAGGCGGAGGCAACCACCAGCCAATCAGATCTCAAGATAAAGCATCACAGTGTGGAGGCGGGCGCTCTCCTTCTTGCCCCTTATACTCCCTCCTCAAATCCCACCGGGCTTGAGGGGCTTCGGGACACCCCTCCAACCAGGGCTAACTCCATGCCCAAAAAGCTCTATACAAACAACTGGGTTTCCCCCACAACACTGTCTTTATCCAGAGGAAGAGCTGGCTCCCTCAGAGAAGCAG ATACAGCAACCCCCGTCCAGCCTACCCCCTCACCTCTTATTAAAGAGGCCCAAACCACCCCAGCTACACCTAAAGAGGACCAAACCCTCCCTGTCCTACCCATAGAAGCCCAGGCTACCACCTCAGCCCCTCAGAACCCCCTGACTGCCCCCCATGCGGCACCTCAGGCTGCCGTATCGTGGATGAGCATGGCATGGGGGAAGACCAGGGGCCTCCAGCAGCTCTTCACCAGCAGTTTGCCCAGAGAGTTCACCGGCATGCAGTCCCCAACTCAACCGCAGGCTCAGACcacaacacaatcacacacaccgtCACTGGCTAGGATTGTGATGCAAACTCAGAGACAGAATGCAACACAACCACAAACGACAATGCCACCACAGGCTCAGACCACAACACAGGCTCAGACCACAACACAACCTCAATCACCGACCACAATGCAACCCCTGACTGCTAAACTACTGGAGTCACAGAATGCAGTGAAACCACCACAGACAGCAGCACAAGCCCCCACACAGACCACAAAACTACCAGTGACACAGACCACAACGCCACCACAGGCTCAGACCACAAAGCTACCAGTGACACAGACCACAAAACACCTGCAGACCACCAAAACACCACAGACACAGAACGGAACACAACCACAAACAATGACACAACAATCAACACAGAACTCCAACCAAATCAACACTCGAGCAGCACAACCAACCGCTACTCAACCTCTAGTCCAGTCTACACAATGCTCCGTGTCTCAGGTGACCCCACAGTCCAGCCGACGAGCAAACCAGCCCACCCTGTGCTCCACTCCACAGACCCAAGCTCAGATAACACTACGGATCGCCCCAATGGGTGAAACTTCCACTCAGCCCCCTTGGAGCGCACTAAATCTCAACCCTATCCCCCAGCCCAAACCAGCCTTAGCTCCAACGGCAACCCCAGTCCAACTCCTAGTGAGAGGTGAGAAGATCCCTGGCGACCAGAGGAATAGTGAGGGGGCGGCTGTGTCAACAGAGAAGAGGGTGGACCGAGACAGGCCATCGACTGTGGGAGGGACGGCAGCCTTTTTGGAGAAACGGGCAGAGTGGACCCCTCCTGCTGGAAGCAAG GTAGAGCTCAGGAGAACCAGGACCCCACCTGAGTCTCAGCCCACGGCTGAATTGGCTGCTCCTCCCAAAGCCACACCCAGTCACAGAGACGCTAAAGATGCTAAACTCGACAGGAGGCCAG AATCGAGCCCAACCATAGTGGCAGGCAGACTTGCAGACCGAGAGGACAAATGGTTGAGGAAAAACATGCCAACTTCATTGTCTCCTTCATCATCACCTTCATCATCATCTCCCTTGCAGACCATTTCTGACAGCGGGGGTCAGCCATCTTGGATGGAACTGGCCAAGAGGAAGTCAATGGCCTGGAATGACAAGACCATGGACTGa
- the LOC121846210 gene encoding CRACD-like protein, translating into METWLVSHIGPSIYRKTHLYAGCHDLCPLGKRKSKLKTLKIRLFGRTKRETKFSQSASDVTEAEGLGSAENLCSGVLGSRAMSHDSIFLPDQDLSSPEQPRVLSQENIQGRIKELQDNDPTHLQAV; encoded by the exons atggaaacctggttagtgtcACACATCGGCCCTAgtatttatagaaagacccatctGTATGCGGGCTGTCATGACCTGTGTCCCCTAGGAAAGAGGAAGTCTAAACTGAAGACCCTGAAGATACGTCTGTTTGGGAGGACCAAGCGAGAGACCAAATTCAGCCAGTCTGCTAGTGATGTCACTGAGGCGGAGGGGCTGGGCTCAGCGGAGAATCT GTGTTCAGGCGTTTTGGGATCACGAGCGATGTCACATGACAGTATCTTCCTGCCCGACCAGGATCTGTCTAGTCCGGAGCAGCCCAGAGTTCTATCCCAGGAGAACATCCAAGGCAGGATCAAAGAACTCCAG gacaatgacccaacacacctccaggctgtgtaa